A stretch of the Manis pentadactyla isolate mManPen7 chromosome 16, mManPen7.hap1, whole genome shotgun sequence genome encodes the following:
- the TAF11 gene encoding transcription initiation factor TFIID subunit 11 isoform X3 yields MDNACESLTEKGGEAGASEETSAVPGGAAATDTEGIPEEAEGGDADLKEASLEESQLKSQDISDLTGVEREDSALLTPAAKKMKIDTKEKKEKKQKVDEDEIQKMQILVSSFSEEQLNRYEMYRRSAFPKAAIKRHWMCVRSGENCHHCNLNI; encoded by the exons ATGGATAATGCCTGCGAGTCGCTCACGGAAAAAGGTGGAGAGGCAGGGGCGTCAGAAGAGACCTCTGCTGTCCCCGGAGGCGCTGCGGCTACTGACACTGAGGGAATCCCGGAGGAAGCTGAAGGAGGAGATGCGGACTTGAAAGAAGCTTCGCTAGAGGAAAGCCAG CTCAAGAGTCAGGACATCTCAGATTTAACAGGAGTTGAAAGGGAAGATTCAGCATTACTTACTCCTGcagccaaaaaaatgaaaatagataccaaagaaaagaaagagaagaagcaGAAAGTAGATGAAGATGAGATTCAAAAGATGCA AATCctggtttcttctttttctgaggaGCAGCTCAACCGTTATGAAATGTATCGCCGGTCAGCTTTTCCTAAGGCAGCCATTAAAAGG CACTGGATGTGTGTGAGAAGTGGGGAGAATTGCCACCACTGCAACCTAAACATATGA
- the TAF11 gene encoding transcription initiation factor TFIID subunit 11 isoform X2 has translation MDNACESLTEKGGEAGASEETSAVPGGAAATDTEGIPEEAEGGDADLKEASLEESQLKSQDISDLTGVEREDSALLTPAAKKMKIDTKEKKEKKQKVDEDEIQKMQILVSSFSEEQLNRYEMYRRSAFPKAAIKRLIQSITGTSVSQNVVIAMSGISKVFVGEVVEEALDVCEKWGELPPLQPKHMREAVRRLKSKGQIPNSKHKKIIFL, from the exons ATGGATAATGCCTGCGAGTCGCTCACGGAAAAAGGTGGAGAGGCAGGGGCGTCAGAAGAGACCTCTGCTGTCCCCGGAGGCGCTGCGGCTACTGACACTGAGGGAATCCCGGAGGAAGCTGAAGGAGGAGATGCGGACTTGAAAGAAGCTTCGCTAGAGGAAAGCCAG CTCAAGAGTCAGGACATCTCAGATTTAACAGGAGTTGAAAGGGAAGATTCAGCATTACTTACTCCTGcagccaaaaaaatgaaaatagataccaaagaaaagaaagagaagaagcaGAAAGTAGATGAAGATGAGATTCAAAAGATGCA AATCctggtttcttctttttctgaggaGCAGCTCAACCGTTATGAAATGTATCGCCGGTCAGCTTTTCCTAAGGCAGCCATTAAAAGG CTGATCCAGTCCATCACTGGCACCTCTGTGTCTCAGAATGTTGTTATTGCTATGTCTGGTATTTCCAAGGTTTTCGTCGGGGAGGTGGTAGAAGAAG CACTGGATGTGTGTGAGAAGTGGGGAGAATTGCCACCACTGCAACCTAAACATATGAGAGAAGCTGTTCGGAGGTTAAAGTCAAAGGGGCAAATCCCCAACTCGAAGCATAAAAAAATCATCTTCCTCTAG